In one window of Clavelina lepadiformis chromosome 4, kaClaLepa1.1, whole genome shotgun sequence DNA:
- the LOC143451296 gene encoding uncharacterized protein LOC143451296 isoform X4 has translation MSFTSKDNPCKSFAPNIFNKNKCQNCFRPRETHLQSNKDLNKAKPIYGGWLLLAPIGTDFANPMHKNRKWQRRWFVLFEHGALRYALDENITTVAQGTIDMNHCSEVMYADSITDQKYSLCICLPDQKWFMRGENREDIMGWYDQLIVYPETNKEEMRRKKRLFQRKSEVPRLQPAAAATSATSYSAPNTPLTTKSQKPSLDLAQLLMKADNSAKISLGSPLLSRSRNSSTSSSIKSPSSEKSGFLSPRNFSHRSDVVDAPPVSALADRPSSYADLSSSRDLRSGGRPSQPNSDVHSMDESSNVKANNLDTSYFLVERKTSESASSIKTESVKNERLQRHISVSTSSLDSTASNHSLSESTDGSHSGNTKQKHFKDYHNFAEVPKAKRISSRHYQEQKKEVEKKSRARSPGRNEVDRIFGKERRRSRVIETFEVPKADISNKENTEPASSSPDPSSTDQSSSSLKPASTKSSPVSPRDPDHEDKRGRSISRRSTNMKQGTQTEQAPPRSSTAALRRAKSLDRKSYESIQLNADLFNVKKGWLTKQNKDGNWSKHWFVLANKELRYYQASAAEDTVNPDGTIDIRNCKDVRECDVQRNYGFEIKTDEDTFIFAAMTSGIRKNWINAILKSKETPKDSNVTMLDRVEHPKVFEDKPPIAPESAASKKSGYDDISVTERSQRRRARIRDRRKEGRARTFDFAEFSRLAAQAATPDPAKDTKLDIAAAPKSEVKARSRTFNADALLRDLKISSTADDNVNPKTSKKSLNLQDNKPESPLIPRSASGLQLAIEEEWKKLEKIEYSSLNGEVAPLANPITETATMVKALQNEVDSLKKQMERVQLERTASSSDDYLDSGLGTLSSTADFSDCKLQGKLDQQNNQIDKLKQQLSAAQESLRKQSSELRECGMQLDISLSESQVAETQLANAQGELLLEKSRREEDEKDHKRKVNALNKELEESDSRLKKSENLHLEAQRRIRELERQVNMQKDHNKEEALLQDHITMLRRHAEEQETEMKDLQEAFEARCQNQKELEDRLSEAKDVIKRAAPQVDIEKLTSDLEASRLSEENLKEKIARLLMHNQGDKKLLQDELTKEREACERLRNILKDHDDDFAINEKQLLEVKTSIDELKRRLDSAEEGKATLQRENKELGNENRKLKEQLSVFERSSQQTVRELRTRLYSAEKQLGDIEEIRSREASVTESSFKAKLTELEADMGGTGQMIAARLMSLEPSRRVSDPAVSLDKESASHKIHRLELELARKEKELFSAEEKLKEVEIRETEAEDEFTAKLKELNANQDTVSSEFEKTIRNLKLDSQELEEKLEATQDCLRELYSRASQLNDVRSADGYAAKLLISVLHDTLKLSEGHTDLSETPERSPSPDRGDTKWGRVTDAESRQQNQRTMSRLKQLTERLKSSDGRLVSPSGSPLSILGQSGSSSVKTPSSGTSRPENLPLVTSVASLGEDSAAQLFAKQISMQALLLAEMAATLRRSQSTPALGSVGRSQPNFNHNNRQSSPQLTSAEFSDTIAHHTTNGGLLQHVDTLAQKLTLEGMLMCELARLKDSWGSNRGRSLSQRAMGPGVPSSELSSSMVAHAQISYVVQVYNERISRLALEARQARHRADAAMRKLRELVQACKTQDLEAVSNLAVQVDTDSLAPPYSDIPPWEQQVDYGTLHGAQSVSSPPSSEATILDQEANFFQHLADDLKCMSADVQSLSKLGVQLVLADHTLQKFLQPSEIGEHASTVAREAIVQAEIIYISHRLRRDYDEELRKAKNAVTEQATHFEALKKKLKQTDEHWSGKLKQLTEEHNAKVVRLMQEASRLEKTRAEMSKDVEERLTRLSRKHEQELATCNAKHEQECSTLRKELSSAKNQLQTKTKEYMSEVKNLTQRLDQIKVKHRSEGDEARSEYNRKVSKAKSECEREVKKLKKDRENDVKKLKDDFVKEISEAEKEFKDKLTSIEAANRQEISELKKKHRNNVKTMEEDHKEALKVAKRDGKDKAASIKRDLDDLLQQERAKHQVELKAAQDDAEKNVREQVRQKTNELKKEHDNVLKNRDRLHKEQLEREKEIWTKELKQQWEAEAEEEAKICHKRSASLTSESDSKDALKERISSLEEQLTSVQGKLENEQHEHSYQYQLDEIRTLCDESFAAIEESHAKKLDEMMLAHKREVERLKEEHTKELEENNEDTRRAILSVRKHHSEEMKSIRGQPDHTGYDRYSSLRREQEKLKREIETLSEHYSKKCVELEHAREKNEKLDERLRALERDNRRLQAKQDALDEQNYDSQVKKLKVSDSDGKKLGDFYQLQVMLRVRASEIDYLKQEVTSLSKELEEGLQEKKESVRKHHTLFDELTLSRSREGLVRREVTRLKEQLRRAGIVSDEGSDSDEGVERSEEKGKGYDFQKSRSQPDLPANTPTHRLPSTSYVTSSSTSVKRRSSEKAGKDKV, from the exons ATGAGCTTCACTTCCAAAGATAATCCATGCAAAAGTTTTGCACCcaacatttttaataaaaacaaatgccAAAATTGCTTTCGTCCACGAGAAACCCATCTGCAGTCAAATAAGGATTTAAACAAA gCAAAACCTATCTATGGAGGTTGGTTGCTTCTTGCACCTATTGGAACTGATTTTGCCAATCCAATGCACAAAAACAGG AAATGGCAAAGGAGATGGTTTGTGCTGTTTGAACATGGTGCACTTCGCTATGCCTTGGATGAAAAT ATTACGACGGTCGCCCAAGGCACCATAGACATGAACCACTGCTCTGAGGTGATGTATGCAGATAGCATAACAGATCAGAAATATTCTCTCTGCATCTGTCTCCCTGACCAGAAATGGTTTATGCGAGGAGAAAACAGAGAAGACATAATGGG GTGGTACGATCAGCTGATTGTTTATCctgaaacaaataaagaagAAATGCGACGTAAGAAGCGTCTTTTCCAGAGAAAGAGTGAAGTTCCGCGATTACAGCCAGCG GCTGCTGCTACATCTGCAACCAGTTATTCTGCTCCCAACACACCACTAACAACCAAATCACAAAAGCCCTCACTTGATCTCGCACAATTATTAATGAAG GCTGACAACTCGGCTAAAATTTCACTTGGAAGTCCGTTGCTTTCAAGATCTCGCAATAGCTCCACTTCATCCTCCATAAAGAGTCCATCTTCTGAGAAGAGTGGTTTCCTGTCTCCACGAAACTTCTCACACAGATCTGATGTCGTCGATGCTCCCCCTGTCTCAGCATTGGCCGATAGACCGTCATCTTACGCAGATTTGAGCTCTTCAAGAGATCTCAGAAGTGGAGGAAGACCATCCCAGCCTAACTCTGAT GTCCACTCAATGGATGAAAGCTCGAATGTTAAAGCAAACAATCTCGACACAAGTTACTTTCTCGTCGAACGTAAAACGTCTGAATCTGCttcaag TATTAAGACGGAATCAGTCAAAAATGAACGCTTACAAAGACATATAAGTGTTTCTACAAGTTCTCTGGATTCTACTGCAAGTAATCACAGTCTCTCAGAGAGCACAGATGGCAGTCATTCTGG aaacacaaagcaaaaacatttcaaggACTATCACAATTTTGCAGAGGTTCCAAAAGCAAAGCGCATTTCAAGTCGACACTATCAGGAGCAGAAAAAA GAGGTTGAAAAGAAGTCTCGTGCTCGAAGTCCCGGTCGAAATGAAGTTGATCGGATTTTCGGCAAGGAAAGGCGAAGGTCAAGAGTCATTGAAACATTTGAAGTGCCGAAG GCTGATATTAGCAATAAAGAGAACACAGAGCCGGCCTCTTCATCTCCTGATCCTTCAAGCACTGACCAGAGCTCTTCATCCTTGAAGCCTGCATCCACAAAATCCTCTCCTGTGTCTCCACGCGATCCGGATCACGAAGATAAAAGAGGAAGAAGCATCTCTCGTCGATCAACAAACATGAAGCAG GGAACACAGACAGAACAGGCACCACCTCGCTCGAGCACAGCAGCACTTCGAAGGGCAAAATCCCTCGATAGAAAGTCCTACGAATCTATTCAGCTAAAT GCTGACTTGTTCAACGTCAAGAAAGGCTGGCTGACCAAACAGAATAAAGACGGAAACTGGTCCAAGCATTGGTTCGTCCTGGCCAACAAAGAACTTCGTTATTACCAGGCTTCCGCGGCTGAAGat ACAGTGAACCCAGATGGAACAATTGACATACGCAACTGCAAAGATGTTCGTGAGTGCGACGTACAAAGAAACTACGGTTTTGAAATAAAG ACTGATGAAGACACGTTCATTTTTGCTGCGATGACATCTGGTATCCGTAAAAACTGGATAAACGCCATTTTAAAGTCAAAAGAAACACCAAAGGACTCGAATGTTACCATGCTAGACAGAGTTGAACATCCCAAAGTTTTTGAAGATAAACCACCCATTGCACCAGAATCA GCAGCGAGCAAAAAGAGCGGTTATGACGATATCAGCGTCACTGAACGATCTCAACGACGAAGAGCTCGCATTCGCGATAGAAGAAAGGAAGGCCGAGCCCGTACTTTTGACTTTGCAGAATTCAG tAGATTGGCTGCTCAGGCTGCAACACCCGATCCCGCAAAAGACACCAAACTTGACATTGCAGCAGCGCCTAAGTCTGAAGTTAAG GCACGTAGTAGAACCTTCAATGCAGATGCGCTTTTGAGAGATCTGAAAATCTCAAGCACTGCTGATGATAATGTTAATCCTAAAACCTCAAAAAAATCACTCAATTTGCAAGACAATAAG CCAGAGTCTCCTTTGATCCCAAGATCAGCATCCGGACTTCAGTTGGCAATTGAAGAAGAATGGAAGAAGCTGGAAAAGATTGAGTACAGCTCACTAAATGGCGAGGTTGCTCCTCTGGCCAATCCCATCACAGAGACAGCGACTATGGTGAAAGCTCTGCAAAATGAG gTCGATTCATTAAAGAAGCAAATGGAGAGAGTTCAGTTAGAAAGGACGGCATCATCATCAGACGACTATCTA GACTCTGGACTAGGAACACTTTCGTCAACTGCAGATTTCTCGGACTGTAAACTTCAAGGCAAATTAGATCAACAGAACAATCAGATAGATAAATTAAAACAG CAGTTATCAGCAGCTCAGGAGTCGCTTCGAAAACAGAGCAGTGAGCTTCGAGAATGTGGAATGCAGCTCGATATCTCGTTATCCGAATCTCAAGTCGCTGAGACTCAGTTGGCAAATGCTCAAGGGGAACTACTCCTGGAGAAGAGCAGGAGAGAAGAAGATGAAAAAGATCATAAACG AAAAGTGAATGCTCTTAACAAGGAATTGGAAGAGAGCGACAGTCGATtgaaaaaatctgaaaatctTCATCTCGAAGCACAAAGGCGAATTCGAGAGTTGGAGCGGCAAGTTAATATGCAGAAAGATCATAACAAAGAG GAGGCACTACTCCAGGATCATATCACGATGTTGCGTCGTCACGCTGAGGAACAAGAGACGGAAATGAAAGATCTGCAGGAGGCGTTTGAAGCACGATGCCAGAATCAAAAGGAGCTGGAGGACAGGTTGAGTGAAGCTAAAGATGTAATTAAGAG AGCTGCCCCACAAGTTGACATCGAAAAATTGACTTCTGACCTAGAGGCGTCACGCTTGAGTGAAGAAAACCTGAAAGAGAAGATAGCGAGGTTACTCATGCATAACCAGGGTGACAAGAAGCTCCTGCAG GATGAATTGACCAAAGAACGTGAAGCGTGTGAGCGTTTGCGAAATATCCTGAAAGATCATGACGATGATTTTGCCATCAATGAGAAGCAACTGTTGGAAGTGAAGACATCAATAGACGAG CTAAAACGACGACTGGACTCGGCCGAAGAAGGCAAGGCGACATTGCAACGTGAAAATAAAGAACTTGGCAATGAAAACCGTAAACTAAAAGAACAG TTATCGGTATTTGAGAGAAGTTCGCAACAGACGGTGAGAGAGCTCCGAACCCGTTTATACAGCGCCGAGAAACAACTTGGAGACATCGAAGAAATTCGGTCGCGGGAAGCTTCTGTAACTGAAAGCAGTTTCAAG GCGAAACTAACCGAACTAGAAGCAGACATGGGCGGCACTGGCCAGATGATAGCTGCCCGTCTTATGTCGTTAGAACCTTCTAGACGCGTCTCCGATCCGGCAGTTTCCTTGGACAAAGAGTCTGCAAGTCACAAG ATTCATCGTCTTGAACTTGAACTTGCCAGGAAGGAGAAGGAGTTGTTTTCAGCCGAGGAGAAGTTAAAGGAAGTGGAAATACGTGAAACCGAAGCAGAGGACGAATTCACAGCCAA gttaaaagaactaaacgcGAATCAAGATACGGTGTCCAGTGAGTTCGAGAAAACAATCAGGAACCTAAAACTCGACTCTCAAGAACTTGAGGAAAAACTCGAGGCCACTCAGGATTGCTTACGTGAGTTGTACTCCCGAGCATCTCAACTCAATGACGTCCGCAGCGCCGACGGTTACGCCGCCAAGCTCCTGATCTCGGTCTTACACGACACCCTCAAGCTCTCCGAAGGGCACACTGATCTTTCAGAGACCCCAGAACGGTCCCCGTCTCCCGATAGGGGCGATACGAAGTGGGGCCGCGTCACAGACGCCGAGTCCCGCCAGCAAAATCAAAGGACCATGTCCAGATTAAAGCAACTGACCGAACGCTTGAAGAGCTCGGATGGACGTCTGGTCAGCCCGTCGGGCTCTCCGTTGTCCATATTAGGTCAGTCCGGCTCATCGTCCGTTAAGACCCCGTCGTCGGGGACCAGTAGGCCGGAAAACTTGCCCCTGGTCACGTCTGTTGCGTCCCTTGGTGAAGATAGCGCTGCGCAACTCTTTGCTAAACAG ATAAGCATGCAGGCTTTATTGCTTGCCGAGATGGCGGCCACGTTACGACGAAGCCAGTCAACCCCTGCCCTGGGCAGCGTTGGTCGCAGCCAACCCAATTTCAATCACAACAACCGCCAGTCTTCACCGCAACTCACGTCGGCAGAATTCTCGGACACAATCGCTCATCATACGACCAACGGCGGGTTACTCCAACACGTCGATACCCTGGCGCAGAAGTTGACCCTCGAAGGGATGCTCATGTGCGAACTTGCCCGGCTCAAGGATTCGTGGGGTTCGAATAGGGGTCGATCCTTATCTCAACGGGCCATGGGCCCCGGGGTGCCCAGTTCGGAACTATCGAGTTCCATGGTTGCCCACGCGCAAATCAGTTATGTTGTGCAG GTGTACAACGAGCGCATATCGCGTCTGGCCTTAGAAGCGAGACAAGCGCGCCATCGTGCGGACGCGGCAATGCGCAAACTCCGCGAACTGGTGCAAGCTTGTAAGACGCAAGATTTGGAGGCGGTTTCAAATCTAGCCGTCCAAGTCGACACAGATTCCCTAGCGCCGCCTTACTCCGATATCCCACCCTGGGAACAACAG GTGGACTATGGTACCTTGCACGGGGCACAGTCGGTATCGTCTCCTCCATCCTCCGAGGCAACCATCTTAGATCAAGAAGCAAATTTCTTCCAACACCTCGCGGACGATCTGAAGTGCATGTCCGCCGATGTCCAGTCACTCTCCAAGCTAGGTGTGCAACTGGTATTGGCCGATCATACCTTGCAGAA GTTCTTGCAACCAAGCGAGATCGGCGAGCATGCTTCTACCGTGGCGAGAGAGGCAATCGTCCAAGCTGAGATCATTTATATTTCGCACAG ATTACGTCGAGACTACGACGAAGAACTTCGAAAAGCAAAGAACGCTGTGACCGAACAAGCCACACACTTCGAAGCTCTCAAGAAGAAATTGAAGCAAACCGATGAACACTGGTCTGGAAAACTTAAGCAACTCACAGAGGAACACAACGCAAAG GTGGTGAGGTTGATGCAGGAGGCGTCACGACTAGAAAAGACGAGAGCAGAGATGTCAAAAGATGTAGAGGAGCGTCTCACCCGGTTGTCAAGGAAGCACGAGCAAGAGTTAGCGACGTGCAACGCTAAACACGAACAG GAATGCTCCACATTAAGAAAAGAACTTTCAAGCGCAAAGAACCAGCTGCAGACAAAAACCAAAGAATACATGAGCGAGGTGAAGAATCTCACTCAAAGATTGGATCAGATAAAAGTCAAGCACAG GAGCGAAGGTGACGAAGCAAGGTCAGAATACAACAGAAAGGTCTCGAAAGCGAAATCAGAATGTGAGAGAGAGGtgaaaaaattgaagaaagATCGCGAGAATGACGTCAAAAAGCTGAAG GATGACTTTGTTAAGGAAATAAGCGAAGCTGAAAAGGAGTTCAAAGACAAACTGACATCGATTGAAGCTGCCAATAGGCAAGAAATAAGCGAGTTAAAGAAAAAACACCGAAATAATGTGAAAACAATGGAAGAAG ACCACAAAGAAGCATTGAAGGTAGCGAAGCGTGACGGCAAAGACAAAGCGGCGTCAATTAAGCGTGACCTTGACGACTTGCTGCAGCAGGAAAGGGCCAAGCACCAGGTGGAACTGAAGGCCGCTCAAGACGATGCTGAAAAGAATGTTCGAGAACAAGTTCGTCAGAAAACAAACGAACTGAAGAAA GAACACGACAACGTTCTTAAGAACCGAGACAGGCTCCACAAGGAACAACTCGAAAGAGAAAAAGAAATTTGGACCAAAGAACTCAAACAACAA TGGGAAGCGGAAGCAGAAGAAGAAGCGAAAATTTGTCACAAGCGATCCGCATCTTTGACGTCAGAGAGCGACAGCAAAGACGCCTTAAAAGAGAGAATATCATCCTTGGAGGAGCAG CTCACCTCAGTCCAGGGGAAGCTAGAGAACGAGCAGCACGAGCACTCTTACCAGTACCAGCTGGATGAAATCCGGACTCTTTGTGATGAGAGTTTCGCTGCGATTGAGGAGAGCCACGCCAAGAAG CTGGATGAGATGATGCTCGCCCACAAGAGGGAAGTTGAAAGATTGAAAGAGGAGCACACCAAAGAACTGGAGGAGAACAACGAAGACACGAGACGTGCGATCCTGTCCGTGCGAAAG CATCATAGCGAAGAAATGAAATCTATCCGGGGCCAACCAGATCATACCGGATATGACCGGTATTCGTCGCTTCGCAGAGAACAAGAGAAACTAAAACGAGAGATCGAG ACACTTTCCGAGCATTACTCGAAAAAATGCGTTGAACTTGAGCATGCGCGtgagaaaaacgaaaaattgGACGAGCGACTTCGCGCACTGGAGCGTGACAACCGTCGTCTGCAAGCGAAACAGGATGCCTTGGATGAACAGAACTATGAC TCGCAAGTTAAAAAACTGAAAGTTTCAGACTCAGACGGAAAGAAATTGGGTGATTTCTATCAATTACAG GTCATGTTGAGGGTCAGGGCTTCCGAAATAGATTACCTGAAACAAGAAGTGACGTCACTCAGCAAAGAATTGGAAGAAGGTTTACAG GAAAAGAAAGAATCGGTGCGGAAGCATCACACGCTTTTTGACGAACTCACTCTCTCGCGCTCCCGGGAAGGACTTGTGAGGAGGGAGGTTACCCGCTTAAAAGAGCAGCTTCGTCGAGCGGGTATTGTCAGTGATGAAGGAAGTGACAGCGACGAGGGCGTCGAAAGAAGTGAAGAGAAGGGCAAAGGATACG ATTTTCAAAAGTCCCGAAGTCAGCCGGACCTCCCTGCCAATACGCCAACACACAGACTGCCTTCCACGTCGTACGTGACGTCATCAAGTACGTCAGTGAAAAGGAGAAGTTCCGAAAAAGCGGGCAAAGACAAG gTTTGA